Proteins encoded by one window of Microtus pennsylvanicus isolate mMicPen1 chromosome 18, mMicPen1.hap1, whole genome shotgun sequence:
- the Coa4 gene encoding cytochrome c oxidase assembly factor 4 homolog, mitochondrial: protein MSASASQGHNWTRQLKKEDEEEDPLDQLITRSGCAAFHFAVQECMAQHQDWRQCQPQVQAFRDCMSAQQARRREELQRRKEQASAQH from the coding sequence ATGTCAGCTTCAGCCTCACAAGGCCATAACTGGACCCGACAGCTGAAGAAAGAAGACGAGGAAGAAGACCCACTGGACCAGCTGATCACCCGCTCTGGCTGTGCTGCCTTCCACTTTGCAGTGCAGGAGTGCATGGCCCAACACCAGGACTGGCGTCAGTGCCAGCCACAAGTGCAGGCATTCAGGGATTGCATGAGTGCACAGCAGGCAAGAAGGCGGGAGGAactgcagaggaggaaagagcaaGCCAGTGCTCAACACTGA
- the Mrpl48 gene encoding large ribosomal subunit protein mL48 isoform X1: MSGTLGKVLGLWKDAVSKQAFSLLRFRILRENPICSAGGVVMRSSRHYRTKPTHGIGRYRHLVKVLEPKKKKAKVDVRAINLGTDYEYGVLNIHLTAYDMTLAESYAQYVHRLCNRLSIKVEESYAMPTKTMEVMRLPDQGNKMVLDSVLTTHERVVQVSSLSATFAEIFLEILQSNLPEGVKLSVREHTEEDFKGRFKARPELEELLAKLN; the protein is encoded by the exons GTGCTGGGCCTGTGGAAAGATGCTGTTTCTAAGCAAGCCTTTTCTCTCCTGAG ATTCAGAATTTTAAGAGAGAATCCCATTTGTTCTGCAG GTGGTGTTGTAATGAGGTCCAGTCGGCACTACAGGACAAAGCCTACTCATGGCATTGGCAGATACAGACACTTAGTGAAAGTGCTAGAG cctaaaaagaagaaagcaaaagtggACGTGAGAGCCATTAATCTGGGGACAGATTATGAATATGGTGTTTTAAATATTCACCTGACTGCTTATGACATGACTCTGGCAGAAAGCTATGCCCAGTATGTCCACCGTCTCTGCAACCGGCTTTCCATCAAAGTTGAGGAAAG TTACGCGATGCCCACCAAAACCATGGAGGTGATGAGGCTACCAGACCAAGGCAACAAAATGGTCCTAGACTCAGTCCTTACCACCCATGAGCGAGTGGTTCAG GTCAGCAGTCTGAGTGCTACGTTTGCAGAGATTTTCTTGGAAATACTCCAAAGCAATCTTCCAGAAGGAGTCAAGTTGTCAGTGAGGGAG CACACCGAAGAAGACTTCAAGGGAAGGTTCAAAGCTCGGCCAGAACTGGAGGAATTGTTGGCCAAGTTGAACTAA
- the Mrpl48 gene encoding large ribosomal subunit protein mL48 isoform X2: protein MGGVVMRSSRHYRTKPTHGIGRYRHLVKVLEPKKKKAKVDVRAINLGTDYEYGVLNIHLTAYDMTLAESYAQYVHRLCNRLSIKVEESYAMPTKTMEVMRLPDQGNKMVLDSVLTTHERVVQVSSLSATFAEIFLEILQSNLPEGVKLSVREHTEEDFKGRFKARPELEELLAKLN, encoded by the exons ATGG GTGGTGTTGTAATGAGGTCCAGTCGGCACTACAGGACAAAGCCTACTCATGGCATTGGCAGATACAGACACTTAGTGAAAGTGCTAGAG cctaaaaagaagaaagcaaaagtggACGTGAGAGCCATTAATCTGGGGACAGATTATGAATATGGTGTTTTAAATATTCACCTGACTGCTTATGACATGACTCTGGCAGAAAGCTATGCCCAGTATGTCCACCGTCTCTGCAACCGGCTTTCCATCAAAGTTGAGGAAAG TTACGCGATGCCCACCAAAACCATGGAGGTGATGAGGCTACCAGACCAAGGCAACAAAATGGTCCTAGACTCAGTCCTTACCACCCATGAGCGAGTGGTTCAG GTCAGCAGTCTGAGTGCTACGTTTGCAGAGATTTTCTTGGAAATACTCCAAAGCAATCTTCCAGAAGGAGTCAAGTTGTCAGTGAGGGAG CACACCGAAGAAGACTTCAAGGGAAGGTTCAAAGCTCGGCCAGAACTGGAGGAATTGTTGGCCAAGTTGAACTAA